The following proteins are encoded in a genomic region of Plasmodium coatneyi strain Hackeri chromosome 6, complete sequence:
- a CDS encoding KIR protein produces MADEDQFLRSLTSYSQFYETFDNVNIDNCSSKGTTSEQLGETLRGKLNGYPGLRGQEKKIMGAYCSACKKKREQSNDNTPCWFFYYWLGDKYWNDLKNHKFSDLLREIHTTLMGGNHDEECRIQYSDVNKKLLPQMKTIFDYFYEHEKINKQLLQNGLNCKDQLSPYVNKISSACITLREDCKGKEHISDSYCNDFNTKYKVHCNVAEALKLYCTEAATLGESSQHTSVKQKLEAEREIVQQKIELAKQAAQQEKQTTLFQLKEAESKASAATSLSSAFGTLAVIELPAALFFLYKVKL; encoded by the coding sequence GATCAATTTTTAAGGAGTCTAACTTCATATAGTCAATTCTATGAGACCTTTGATAATGTTAATATAGACAACTGTAGTAGCAAAGGTACCACCTCTGAACAGTTAGGGGAAACATTAAGGGGAAAACTGAATGGGTACCCTGGACTCCGTGGTCAGGAGAAAAAGATCATGGGAGCTTATTGCTCCGCATGCAAGAAAAAACGAGAACAGTCCAATGATAATACACCTTGCTggttcttctattattggttaggagataaaTACTGGAACGACTTAAAGAATCATAAATTTTCAGACCTCTTGAGGGAAATTCACACTACGCTGATGGGAGGTAATCATGATGAGGAATGTAGAATTCAATACAGCGATGTTAATAAAAAGCTTCTCCCCCaaatgaaaacaatattcgattatttcTACGAGCatgagaaaataaacaaGCAGTTACTACAGAATGGGCTAAACTGTAAAGACCAGTTGTCCCCTTACGTGAACAAAATTTCCTCCGCATGTATTACCTTAAGAGAAGATTGCAAAGGTAAGGAACACATAAGTGATTCCTATTGTAACGACTTTAATACCAAGTATAAGGTACATTGTAATGTAGCGGAAGCATTAAAATTGTATTGTACAGAAGCAGCTACCCTAGGGGAAAGTTCGCAACATACCTCCGTAAAGCAGAAATTAGAGGCCGAACGGGAGATCGTACAACAAAAAATAGAACTGGCAAAACAGGCAGCACaacaagaaaaacaaacaacacTCTTCCAATTAAAAGAAGCTGAAAGTAAAGCGAGTGCTGCTACatctctttcttctgcttttggtacTTTAGCAGTAATAGAATTACCCGCAgccttattctttttatacaaGGTAAAATTATAg
- a CDS encoding SICA antigen, which yields MLRKNRKRYRRGTQIRGPTLQDQIVDHVDDQADGSHEYTLVRERKSRSTPIKRKKKRGVDRRVGRRMIIDIHLEVLNECQKGDLHSTKEDFFQILVQEFMGLEFMKEENVPKEGFLTQENFFKKEVPSSDSGFREEDFVPKECVSKEQGSGFREKEFIYKGGFVSKEYLPKEEVPSSDSGFREEDFVPEGRYFEGRSC from the exons ATGCTtcgtaaaaatagaaaacgttacagaagaggaaCTCAAATACGTGGTCCAACATTGCAGGATcagattgttgaccatgtagacgaccaggcagatggctcacatgaatataccttagtaaggGAACGCAAAtctcgttctacgcctataaaaaggaagaaaaaacggggCGTTGATCGCCGTGTTGGTCggcgcatgattattgatattcatttagaagtcttaaacgaatgtcaaaaaggggatctgcattcgacgaaagAAGACTTCTTtcaaattttggttcaagaattcatGGGATTAGAATTtatgaaagaggaaaatgttcctaaggaaggctTTCTTACtcaggaaaatttttttaagaaagaggttccaagttcagattccgggtttagggaggaagactttgttccaaaggaatgtgtttctaaggaacag ggttccgggtttagggaaaaagaatttatttATAAGGGAGGATTCGTTTCTAAGGAAtatcttcctaaggaagaggttccaagttcagattccgggtttagggaagaagactttgttccagAAGGAAGGTATTTCGAAGGAAGGAGTtgctaa
- a CDS encoding SICA antigen yields MNNIQDDGKNDQGHCSEVGDGWEKELCKLLIRIFLWMDGLVQKHEPVYESNVRYTTWERRENERTREKEVLHSYYRCLIGKVTMVKMLGDHCDLEKVSTTVATRRAFMRQSVGNTGLGNTICNKVDVGSLIMGKTLIWKELKKWIDVYQRPGDPQRGLNQVKKEESALHLRRNNGQRPSCPSGNKKGQINKEALKNLGIVVDQDGELKILEDNVTFGKSALEEVVKKGLDAMQIASAVGNDEQKEPQVEKTVRKAVSKAIQGVLSPPATIKEWFTHFSKNVSPDDADDWKEFQAAKTLCEEGINKYDYDANMYKDFCEVMVRNILLVTNPKNQYEKEEGQTTCKRTVSNIPLCDLLKAWTYFMHLFCAPKEVIDYAFNWVKQVREAFRVSQNYAECTYNGPPNIPYEDGSDLSPEDRNLLLTNMLFYNTMREVTSKEWCVNRDKWKQRREALETQASAGAGEGMPARVISTNDESNNAHKLVKQINEALKKEQALKQKADEEGAEDDEEEEEEAQEEETQTSGDVQHNLREIIEEEPAAPAPPEEQIPAEDTGAEDDNSQKYSPAATVPVAPAERGSGRDGSIPYFGMLRKARKRYRRAYQIHGPPSLEEQIMDHGMDQSGPHGYTLVKQRNPRSTPRGRRKKRAVGRRRAGRRGVRRRMIIDIHLEVLDECDKGDLHSKKEEFFEILVQEFMDPKFMKEENVHNEQVPMEDAPKEQVLCSDSSFRVDVPK; encoded by the exons ATGAATAATATACAGGACGATGGGAAAAATGATCAAGGACACTGTTCCGAGGTTGGCGATGGCTGGGAAAAGGAGTTATGTAAACTATTAATAAGGATATTTCTTTGGATGGATGGATTAGTGCAAAAACATGAACCCGTATATGAAAGCAACGTAAGGTACACCACTTGGGAAAGAAGAGAGAATGAGCGAACACGAGAAAAGGAGGTTCTGCATTCCTATTATAGATGTCTTATAGGTAAAGTGACTATGGTAAAAATGTTAGGGGATCATTGTGACCTGGAAAAAGTATCAACAACCGTTGCAACTCGTAGGGCATTCATGAGACAAAGTGTGGGAAATACGGGGCTTGGGAATACAATATGTAATAAAGTGGATGTCGGAAGTTTAATAATGGGAAAAACATTAATATGGAAGGAGCTTAAGAAATGGATAGATGTTTATCAACGGCCCGGAGATCCACAGAGAGGATTAAATCAagtgaagaaagaagaaagtgctCTGCACCTAAGAAGGAACAACGGTCAGCGGCCAAGTTGCCCATcagggaacaaaaaagggcaaattAACAAAGAAGCACTGAAAAATTTAGGAATAGTAGTAGACCAGGATGGAGAGCTGAAAATATTGGAAGACAATGTAACGTTTGGGAAGAGTGCTCTGGAAGAAGTAGTAAAGAAGGGCCTGGATGCAATGCAAATCGCTAGTGCAGTAGGGAATGACGAACAAAAGGAGCCCCAAGTAGAGAAAACAGTGAGAAAAGCTGTGAGCAAAGCCATTCAGGGAGTTCTATCACCACCAG cCACTATTAAAGAATggttcacacatttttctAAGAATGTGTCTCCTGATGATGCTGATGATTGGAAGGAATTCCAGGCCGCAAAGACACTATGCGAGGAAGGTATCAATAAATACGATTATGATGCAAATATGTATAAGGATTTCTGTGAAGTTATGGTTAGGAATATTCTATTAGTAACAAACCCAAAAAATCaatatgaaaaggaagagggacAAACAACATGTAAAAGAACCGTAAGCAACATCCCTCTGTGCGATTTATTAAAAGCATGGAcatattttatgcatttGTTCTGTGCTCCTAAAGAAGTTATAGATTACGCCTTTAACTGGGTGAAACAGGTAAGGGAAGCATTTCGAGTAAGTCAGAACTATGCGGAATGTACTTATAATGGTCCACCTAATATTCCTTACGAAGACGGAAGTGATTTGTCACCTGAAGATCGCAACTTATTGCTCACAAATATGTTGTTTTATAATACAATGAGAGAAGTAACTAGCAAGGAATGGTGTGTCAATAGGGATAAATGGAAACAAAGGAGAGAGGCGCTTGAAACTCAAGCCAGTGCAGGGGCTGGGGAAGGAATGCCTGCTCGAGTGATCTCCACTAATGACGAATCAAATAACGCGCATAAACTTGTTAAGCAAATTAACGAagcattaaaaaaggaacaagcaTTAAAACAGAAGgcagatgaagaaggagctgaagacgacgaagaagaggaggaagaagcgcAAGAGGAAGAGACACAAACGTCAGGAGACGTACAACACAACTTAAGAGAAATCATAGAAGAAGAACCAGCTGCTCCAGCTCCtccagaagaacaaattcCAGCTGAGGATACAGGAGCAGAGGATGATAATAGCCAGAAGTATAGTCCTGCTGCAACTGTTCCAGTTGCTCCTGCTGAACGAGGTAGTGGTCGGGATGGGTCAATTCCA tactttggaatgcttcgtaaagcaagaaaacgttacagaagagcttatCAAATACATGGACCTCCATCCttagaagaacaaattatggaCCATGGTATGGACCAATCTGGTCCACATGGATATACTTTAGTAAAGCAGCGAAATCCAAGATCAACaccaaggggaaggaggaaaaaacgtgctGTTGGTCGTCGCCGTGCTGGTCGTCGTGGcgtacgtcgccgcatgattattgatattcatttagaagtcttagacgaatgtgacaaaggggacctgcattcgaagaaggaggaattttttgaaattcttgttcaagaatttatggatCCTAAGtttatgaaagaagaaaatgtccaTAATGAACAAGTTCCTATGGAAGACgctcctaaggaacaggttctaTGTTCCGATTCCTCgtttagggttgatgttcctaagtaa